A section of the Lepidochelys kempii isolate rLepKem1 chromosome 4, rLepKem1.hap2, whole genome shotgun sequence genome encodes:
- the CEP44 gene encoding centrosomal protein of 44 kDa isoform X3, which produces MATGDLKGSLRKLEQGLRLLNYPREVDYTGSFVKGDAAAFLPIISYSFTSFSTYIAELLVESDVELTAKSDLRFIEAIYKLLRDQFQYKPVLTKQQFLQCGFAERKIQIVCDIISAVMKKHKELSNMNKVLSRVTEQAKSQTRKKNRSLKSESQANCEKLLAVPVCRTAISQQKPQVERHPDNEVNVHVYETAIPVDGDSEEESCVSDDVLEVVCEQATEDHSQMELLKSQLADCQEKLHKLSWMEDKLHILEERLQGKVIIDEKDWNNLLSRVLLLETELMLQSKKSDLSTEFNNMSEDHTSSRNMTPVSPDIERKEEMPESLHQSSGYSSLLSTDPSPKAATINYHGLTEISKETTRQRMERISKMIEETSELLKNSSNTS; this is translated from the exons cagtttTGTAAAGGGTGATGCAGCTGCGTTTTTACCCATCATCAGTTATTCCTTCACATCCTTCTCAACTTACATAGCAGAACTTTTGGTGGAATCTGATGTAGAGCTCACGGCTAAAAGCGATTTGCGTTTTATTGAAGCTATCTATAAG CTACTTCGAGATCAGTTTCAATACAAACCAGTTTTAACAAAACAGCAGTTTCTCCAGTGTGGCTTTGCAGAAAGGAAAATACAGATTGTTTGTGACATTATCAGTGCTGTGATGAAAAAGCATAAGGAATTAAGTAATATGAATAAGGTACTGAGCAGGGTGACTGAGCAG gCCAAAtctcaaacaagaaaaaaaaacaggtctTTAAAATCTGAGTCACAGGCAAATTGTGAGAAACTTCTTGCTGTTCCTGTTTGCAGGACTGCGATTTCTCAGCAG AAACCTCAAGTGGAACGTCACCCAGATAATGAAGTTAATGTGCATGTCTATGAGACCGCCATTCCAGTAGATGGAGATAGCGAAGAAGAATCCTGTGTATCTGATGATGTTTTGGAAGTTGTGTGTGAACAA GCCACAGAAGATCATAGTCAAATGGAGCTGCTAAAGAGCCAGCTTGCTGATTGCCAAGAAAAACTTCATAAGCTAAGTTGGATGGAAGATAAACTACATATTTTAGAAGAGAGACTTCAAGGGAAGGTGATTATAGATGAGAAGGACTGGAATAATCTCCTAAGCCGGGTCTTGCTCCTTGAAACAGAACTGATGTTGCagtcaaaaaag AGTGACTTATCTACAGAATTTAACAATATGAGTGAAGACCATACCTCTAGTAGGAATATGACTCCAGTTTCTCCTG ATAttgagaggaaggaggagatgCCAGAGAGTCTTCATCAGTCGTCTGGATACAGTTCACTATTATCCACAGACCCATCTCCCAAAGCCGCAACCATTAATTATCATGGTTTGACAGAGATTTCAAAG GAGACAACAAGACAAAGAATGGAAAGGATAAGTAAAAT gatTGAAGAAACTTCAGAATTGCTGAAAAATTCAAGTAACACATCGTAG
- the CEP44 gene encoding centrosomal protein of 44 kDa isoform X1: MATGDLKGSLRKLEQGLRLLNYPREVDYTGSFVKGDAAAFLPIISYSFTSFSTYIAELLVESDVELTAKSDLRFIEAIYKLLRDQFQYKPVLTKQQFLQCGFAERKIQIVCDIISAVMKKHKELSNMNKVLSRVTEQAKSQTRKKNRSLKSESQANCEKLLAVPVCRTAISQQKPQVERHPDNEVNVHVYETAIPVDGDSEEESCVSDDVLEVVCEQATEDHSQMELLKSQLADCQEKLHKLSWMEDKLHILEERLQGKVIIDEKDWNNLLSRVLLLETELMLQSKKSDLSTEFNNMSEDHTSSRNMTPVSPDIERKEEMPESLHQSSGYSSLLSTDPSPKAATINYHGLTEISKETTRQRMERISKISYKRIPPFNSYDIHDHARDNEA; encoded by the exons cagtttTGTAAAGGGTGATGCAGCTGCGTTTTTACCCATCATCAGTTATTCCTTCACATCCTTCTCAACTTACATAGCAGAACTTTTGGTGGAATCTGATGTAGAGCTCACGGCTAAAAGCGATTTGCGTTTTATTGAAGCTATCTATAAG CTACTTCGAGATCAGTTTCAATACAAACCAGTTTTAACAAAACAGCAGTTTCTCCAGTGTGGCTTTGCAGAAAGGAAAATACAGATTGTTTGTGACATTATCAGTGCTGTGATGAAAAAGCATAAGGAATTAAGTAATATGAATAAGGTACTGAGCAGGGTGACTGAGCAG gCCAAAtctcaaacaagaaaaaaaaacaggtctTTAAAATCTGAGTCACAGGCAAATTGTGAGAAACTTCTTGCTGTTCCTGTTTGCAGGACTGCGATTTCTCAGCAG AAACCTCAAGTGGAACGTCACCCAGATAATGAAGTTAATGTGCATGTCTATGAGACCGCCATTCCAGTAGATGGAGATAGCGAAGAAGAATCCTGTGTATCTGATGATGTTTTGGAAGTTGTGTGTGAACAA GCCACAGAAGATCATAGTCAAATGGAGCTGCTAAAGAGCCAGCTTGCTGATTGCCAAGAAAAACTTCATAAGCTAAGTTGGATGGAAGATAAACTACATATTTTAGAAGAGAGACTTCAAGGGAAGGTGATTATAGATGAGAAGGACTGGAATAATCTCCTAAGCCGGGTCTTGCTCCTTGAAACAGAACTGATGTTGCagtcaaaaaag AGTGACTTATCTACAGAATTTAACAATATGAGTGAAGACCATACCTCTAGTAGGAATATGACTCCAGTTTCTCCTG ATAttgagaggaaggaggagatgCCAGAGAGTCTTCATCAGTCGTCTGGATACAGTTCACTATTATCCACAGACCCATCTCCCAAAGCCGCAACCATTAATTATCATGGTTTGACAGAGATTTCAAAG GAGACAACAAGACAAAGAATGGAAAGGATAAGTAAAAT ATCATACAAAAGAATCCCACCTTTCAATTCTTATGACATTCATGATCATGCAAGGGATAATGAAGCATAA
- the CEP44 gene encoding centrosomal protein of 44 kDa isoform X4 has product MATGDLKGSLRKLEQGLRLLNYPREVDYTGSFVKGDAAAFLPIISYSFTSFSTYIAELLVESDVELTAKSDLRFIEAIYKLLRDQFQYKPVLTKQQFLQCGFAERKIQIVCDIISAVMKKHKELSNMNKAKSQTRKKNRSLKSESQANCEKLLAVPVCRTAISQQKPQVERHPDNEVNVHVYETAIPVDGDSEEESCVSDDVLEVVCEQATEDHSQMELLKSQLADCQEKLHKLSWMEDKLHILEERLQGKVIIDEKDWNNLLSRVLLLETELMLQSKKSDLSTEFNNMSEDHTSSRNMTPVSPDIERKEEMPESLHQSSGYSSLLSTDPSPKAATINYHGLTEISKETTRQRMERISKMIEETSELLKNSSNTS; this is encoded by the exons cagtttTGTAAAGGGTGATGCAGCTGCGTTTTTACCCATCATCAGTTATTCCTTCACATCCTTCTCAACTTACATAGCAGAACTTTTGGTGGAATCTGATGTAGAGCTCACGGCTAAAAGCGATTTGCGTTTTATTGAAGCTATCTATAAG CTACTTCGAGATCAGTTTCAATACAAACCAGTTTTAACAAAACAGCAGTTTCTCCAGTGTGGCTTTGCAGAAAGGAAAATACAGATTGTTTGTGACATTATCAGTGCTGTGATGAAAAAGCATAAGGAATTAAGTAATATGAATAAG gCCAAAtctcaaacaagaaaaaaaaacaggtctTTAAAATCTGAGTCACAGGCAAATTGTGAGAAACTTCTTGCTGTTCCTGTTTGCAGGACTGCGATTTCTCAGCAG AAACCTCAAGTGGAACGTCACCCAGATAATGAAGTTAATGTGCATGTCTATGAGACCGCCATTCCAGTAGATGGAGATAGCGAAGAAGAATCCTGTGTATCTGATGATGTTTTGGAAGTTGTGTGTGAACAA GCCACAGAAGATCATAGTCAAATGGAGCTGCTAAAGAGCCAGCTTGCTGATTGCCAAGAAAAACTTCATAAGCTAAGTTGGATGGAAGATAAACTACATATTTTAGAAGAGAGACTTCAAGGGAAGGTGATTATAGATGAGAAGGACTGGAATAATCTCCTAAGCCGGGTCTTGCTCCTTGAAACAGAACTGATGTTGCagtcaaaaaag AGTGACTTATCTACAGAATTTAACAATATGAGTGAAGACCATACCTCTAGTAGGAATATGACTCCAGTTTCTCCTG ATAttgagaggaaggaggagatgCCAGAGAGTCTTCATCAGTCGTCTGGATACAGTTCACTATTATCCACAGACCCATCTCCCAAAGCCGCAACCATTAATTATCATGGTTTGACAGAGATTTCAAAG GAGACAACAAGACAAAGAATGGAAAGGATAAGTAAAAT gatTGAAGAAACTTCAGAATTGCTGAAAAATTCAAGTAACACATCGTAG
- the CEP44 gene encoding centrosomal protein of 44 kDa isoform X5, with the protein MATGDLKGSLRKLEQGLRLLNYPREVDYTGFVKGDAAAFLPIISYSFTSFSTYIAELLVESDVELTAKSDLRFIEAIYKLLRDQFQYKPVLTKQQFLQCGFAERKIQIVCDIISAVMKKHKELSNMNKVLSRVTEQAKSQTRKKNRSLKSESQANCEKLLAVPVCRTAISQQKPQVERHPDNEVNVHVYETAIPVDGDSEEESCVSDDVLEVVCEQATEDHSQMELLKSQLADCQEKLHKLSWMEDKLHILEERLQGKVIIDEKDWNNLLSRVLLLETELMLQSKKSDLSTEFNNMSEDHTSSRNMTPVSPDIERKEEMPESLHQSSGYSSLLSTDPSPKAATINYHGLTEISKETTRQRMERISKMIEETSELLKNSSNTS; encoded by the exons tttTGTAAAGGGTGATGCAGCTGCGTTTTTACCCATCATCAGTTATTCCTTCACATCCTTCTCAACTTACATAGCAGAACTTTTGGTGGAATCTGATGTAGAGCTCACGGCTAAAAGCGATTTGCGTTTTATTGAAGCTATCTATAAG CTACTTCGAGATCAGTTTCAATACAAACCAGTTTTAACAAAACAGCAGTTTCTCCAGTGTGGCTTTGCAGAAAGGAAAATACAGATTGTTTGTGACATTATCAGTGCTGTGATGAAAAAGCATAAGGAATTAAGTAATATGAATAAGGTACTGAGCAGGGTGACTGAGCAG gCCAAAtctcaaacaagaaaaaaaaacaggtctTTAAAATCTGAGTCACAGGCAAATTGTGAGAAACTTCTTGCTGTTCCTGTTTGCAGGACTGCGATTTCTCAGCAG AAACCTCAAGTGGAACGTCACCCAGATAATGAAGTTAATGTGCATGTCTATGAGACCGCCATTCCAGTAGATGGAGATAGCGAAGAAGAATCCTGTGTATCTGATGATGTTTTGGAAGTTGTGTGTGAACAA GCCACAGAAGATCATAGTCAAATGGAGCTGCTAAAGAGCCAGCTTGCTGATTGCCAAGAAAAACTTCATAAGCTAAGTTGGATGGAAGATAAACTACATATTTTAGAAGAGAGACTTCAAGGGAAGGTGATTATAGATGAGAAGGACTGGAATAATCTCCTAAGCCGGGTCTTGCTCCTTGAAACAGAACTGATGTTGCagtcaaaaaag AGTGACTTATCTACAGAATTTAACAATATGAGTGAAGACCATACCTCTAGTAGGAATATGACTCCAGTTTCTCCTG ATAttgagaggaaggaggagatgCCAGAGAGTCTTCATCAGTCGTCTGGATACAGTTCACTATTATCCACAGACCCATCTCCCAAAGCCGCAACCATTAATTATCATGGTTTGACAGAGATTTCAAAG GAGACAACAAGACAAAGAATGGAAAGGATAAGTAAAAT gatTGAAGAAACTTCAGAATTGCTGAAAAATTCAAGTAACACATCGTAG